From the genome of Spirosomataceae bacterium TFI 002, one region includes:
- a CDS encoding succinyl-CoA synthetase beta subunit — protein MNIHEYQGKEILAKYGVRIQNGIVADTPEKAVEAYNEIAKRTNSKFAVVKSQIHAGGRGKGKIVGTEHRGVQLAKSAEEVRTIATNLLGNTLVTIQTGEEGKVVNQILVAEDVYYPGESETSEIYMGILLDRTKGCNVIMASTEGGMDIEEVAEHSPEKIIKEWIDPTVGLQAFQARKVANKLGLTGLANKEMVKFIFSLYKAYDATDSSMFEINPVLKTSDNLILAVDAKVNIDDNALFRHKDLLELRDVAEEDPMEYEASQNDLNYVKLDGNVGCMVNGAGLAMATMDIIKLYGGEPANFLDVGGGANATTVEAGFRIILKDPNVKCIFVNIFGGIVRCDRVANGIVEAYKSIGEIPVPIVVRLQGTNAELGAEIINNSGLKVFSATVLKDAAELVKKVLA, from the coding sequence ATGAATATTCACGAATACCAAGGTAAAGAAATTCTTGCGAAATACGGCGTACGTATCCAAAATGGAATTGTTGCAGACACTCCTGAAAAAGCAGTTGAAGCTTACAATGAAATCGCGAAAAGAACTAATTCAAAATTTGCAGTTGTAAAGTCTCAAATCCATGCAGGTGGTAGAGGTAAAGGTAAAATTGTTGGTACAGAGCACCGTGGTGTTCAACTTGCTAAGTCGGCTGAAGAAGTAAGAACAATTGCTACTAATCTTTTGGGAAACACTTTGGTAACAATCCAAACTGGAGAAGAAGGAAAAGTTGTTAACCAAATTTTGGTTGCTGAAGATGTTTACTATCCTGGCGAAAGTGAAACTTCTGAAATCTACATGGGAATTTTGCTTGACCGTACAAAAGGTTGCAACGTTATCATGGCATCTACAGAAGGTGGAATGGATATCGAAGAAGTTGCTGAGCATTCTCCTGAGAAAATCATCAAAGAATGGATCGATCCTACAGTTGGACTTCAGGCTTTTCAGGCAAGAAAAGTAGCCAACAAACTAGGTTTAACTGGTTTAGCTAACAAAGAAATGGTGAAATTCATCTTTTCTCTTTACAAAGCTTATGACGCCACAGATTCTTCAATGTTTGAGATCAACCCTGTTCTTAAAACATCAGACAATTTGATTCTTGCTGTTGATGCGAAAGTAAACATTGATGACAATGCACTTTTCCGTCACAAGGACCTTTTGGAACTTAGAGACGTTGCAGAAGAAGACCCAATGGAATACGAGGCTTCTCAAAACGACCTTAATTATGTAAAACTTGACGGTAACGTGGGTTGCATGGTGAATGGTGCTGGTCTGGCAATGGCAACTATGGATATAATCAAATTGTACGGTGGTGAGCCCGCTAACTTTTTGGATGTAGGTGGTGGAGCAAATGCTACTACTGTAGAAGCAGGGTTTAGAATAATCCTTAAAGATCCTAATGTGAAATGTATTTTCGTAAATATCTTCGGTGGTATTGTACGTTGCGATAGAGTAGCAAATGGTATTGTAGAAGCTTACAAGTCGATTGGAGAAATTCCAGTTCCTATTGTAGTTAGACTTCAAGGAACCAATGCTGAACTAGGAGCTGAGATCATTAACAACTCTGGTTTAAAAGTATTTTCTGCTACTGTATTGAAAGATGCAGCTGAACTGGTAAAGAAGGTTTTAGCTTAA
- a CDS encoding TIGR00341 family protein: MSNILKEINKFRHEFFDLEQDRAGFSEIIEDIEKGTEFKGTNLWILIFAIMVASVGLNVNSPAVVIGAMLISPLMGPIMGIGLGLGTFDFQLIKKASKNLAIAVTISVLTSAIYFYLTPLYEAQSELLARTTPTIWDVLIAFFGGLAGIVAVTRKEKSNAIPGVAIATALMPPLCTAGYGLATGNFNYFFGAFYLFFINSVFISVSAFIIIRFLKIPYKTWVDVAQQKKMRNYVWIVVILTVLPSIYLGVGIVQNSIFKRNATNFIDQEFDFDESKVLESKLDAKAKTIEIYVYGEPLTKPQLVELNKDLGQYNLSDAKLIIRQNKENIQIDNLSEMKTGIIEDLYKKNEEVLQSKNEQIGFLEKELSRYKKYETIHDEISREIEAQYPQVTKCAMNEMIIHENNAPNDTLTLVYLSSKKRLSNSEIKKLNNWLKVRVKDENIKLIFE, encoded by the coding sequence ATGAGCAATATACTAAAGGAAATAAATAAGTTTAGGCACGAGTTTTTCGACCTTGAACAAGATCGAGCAGGTTTTAGCGAGATCATTGAGGACATTGAAAAAGGAACTGAATTCAAAGGAACAAATCTTTGGATTCTGATTTTTGCAATTATGGTTGCCTCTGTGGGATTGAATGTAAATTCACCAGCAGTTGTGATTGGAGCCATGCTTATTTCTCCACTCATGGGTCCAATCATGGGGATTGGCTTGGGCTTGGGAACATTCGATTTTCAGTTGATTAAAAAGGCCTCCAAAAATCTTGCAATCGCCGTTACGATCTCGGTACTTACCTCTGCCATTTATTTTTACCTTACTCCATTATATGAAGCTCAGTCTGAATTATTAGCTCGTACTACACCTACAATCTGGGACGTTTTAATAGCATTTTTTGGTGGACTGGCTGGTATTGTAGCGGTAACAAGAAAAGAAAAAAGCAATGCCATACCTGGTGTAGCCATTGCAACCGCCTTGATGCCGCCACTATGTACGGCTGGCTACGGACTTGCAACTGGAAATTTCAATTATTTCTTTGGTGCGTTTTATCTGTTTTTTATCAACTCTGTTTTTATATCTGTTTCTGCCTTTATCATTATCCGATTTTTGAAAATTCCTTATAAAACTTGGGTAGATGTTGCACAACAAAAGAAAATGAGGAATTATGTATGGATAGTTGTGATACTCACGGTTTTACCCAGCATATATTTGGGAGTTGGAATCGTTCAGAACAGTATCTTTAAGCGAAATGCTACTAACTTCATTGATCAAGAGTTCGATTTTGATGAAAGTAAAGTCCTAGAGTCAAAGCTTGATGCAAAAGCAAAAACAATTGAAATTTATGTCTACGGAGAGCCTTTAACAAAACCTCAGCTAGTAGAATTAAATAAGGATTTAGGTCAATATAATTTAAGTGATGCTAAATTGATCATCAGGCAGAACAAGGAAAATATTCAGATTGACAACCTTTCTGAAATGAAGACTGGTATTATTGAAGACCTATATAAAAAGAACGAAGAGGTCCTCCAAAGCAAAAATGAGCAAATAGGTTTCTTAGAAAAGGAATTGAGTCGATATAAGAAATATGAAACAATTCACGATGAAATTAGTAGAGAAATAGAAGCTCAATACCCGCAAGTAACCAAGTGTGCAATGAATGAAATGATCATTCACGAAAACAACGCACCTAACGATACGTTGACACTAGTTTATCTTTCAAGTAAAAAAAGGTTAAGCAATTCAGAAATAAAAAAGTTAAATAACTGGCTGAAAGTGAGAGTGAAAGATGAGAATATAAAATTGATCTTTGAATGA
- a CDS encoding ATP-dependent Clp protease ATP-binding subunit ClpC, which yields MEPKFSQRVKEVITLAREEALRLGHDYIGTEHLILGMIREGDGTGLDLIKKTGIRIDDLKMNIESATRGTATNNIKNLANIPLTRQSEKVLKITHLEAKIFKSDVIGTEHLLLAILRDGDNLGCQILNRFKVNYELIKEMLEYQLTGGNPTMEKPETDDDEDRLFSGTGQSQKDSKTGEKSKTPILDNFGKDLTKMAESGKLDQIIGREKEIERVAQILSRRKKNNPILIGEPGVGKTAIAEGLALRIVQKKVSRVLFDKRVVTLDLASLVAGTKYRGQFEERMKAVMTELEKSTNVILFIDEIHTIVGAGGASGSLDASNMFKPALSRGDIQCIGATTLDEYRQYIEKDGALARRFQMVMVDPTSVEETIEILNNIKDKYEDHHNVIYGDDAIEAAVKYSERYISDRFLPDKAIDVIDEVGARVHINNIIVPQEILDLEEAVEDIKLEKNKVVKSQRYEEAAQLRDKEKKLIDQLDKVKAAWEEESKSKRHLVSEENIGEVIAQMTGIPVRKVNMDESERILKMGDTLRERIIGQDKPIEKLTKAIQRTRVGLKDPKKPIGSFIFLGPTGVGKTELAKVLTTYLFDNEDALIRIDMSEYMEKFSISRLVGAPPGYVGYEEGGQLTEKVRRKPYSVILLDEIEKAHPDVFNILLQVLDDGQLTDSLGRKVDFRNTIIIMTSNIGVRDLKDFGSGIGFATKARIENQDEAVKSTIQNALRKTFSPEFLNRLDDVIIFDSLSKENIFNIIDIAIGKLFKRINGLGYEVSLTLKAKEFLSEKGYDQQYGARPLNRAIQKYVEDPLAEEILKGKLSDGDIILVDYSGEGEELEIQRKPKEEVIEQ from the coding sequence ATGGAACCCAAATTTTCACAAAGAGTAAAAGAAGTAATTACGCTTGCTAGAGAAGAAGCGTTACGTTTGGGACATGATTATATTGGAACTGAACACCTCATTCTCGGAATGATCCGCGAAGGTGATGGAACGGGCCTTGACCTCATCAAAAAAACAGGGATTCGAATTGATGACCTAAAGATGAATATAGAGTCGGCAACCAGAGGTACGGCAACAAATAATATCAAAAACCTTGCGAATATTCCACTTACTCGCCAATCGGAGAAAGTCTTGAAAATCACTCATCTTGAGGCTAAGATATTCAAGTCAGATGTAATAGGAACTGAGCATCTTTTGTTAGCAATATTAAGAGATGGAGATAATCTTGGATGTCAAATACTTAATAGATTCAAAGTCAATTATGAATTGATTAAAGAAATGCTTGAGTATCAGCTTACTGGAGGCAACCCTACAATGGAGAAACCAGAAACTGACGACGACGAAGATAGACTGTTCTCAGGAACTGGACAATCTCAGAAGGACAGTAAAACAGGAGAAAAATCTAAAACACCAATTCTCGATAATTTTGGAAAAGATTTAACCAAAATGGCCGAAAGCGGCAAATTGGATCAAATCATAGGTCGTGAGAAAGAAATTGAGCGTGTAGCCCAGATTTTATCTAGAAGAAAAAAGAACAATCCTATACTTATAGGTGAGCCGGGAGTTGGTAAAACTGCCATTGCAGAAGGACTTGCTTTACGTATTGTTCAAAAGAAAGTATCAAGAGTTTTATTCGATAAACGAGTTGTAACACTGGATTTAGCATCACTTGTTGCTGGAACAAAATACCGTGGACAATTCGAAGAAAGAATGAAAGCCGTAATGACCGAGCTAGAGAAGTCTACAAATGTCATTCTTTTCATTGACGAGATCCATACTATTGTAGGAGCTGGAGGAGCAAGTGGCTCACTCGATGCATCTAACATGTTTAAACCTGCTTTATCCAGAGGTGATATTCAATGTATAGGTGCAACTACTTTGGACGAGTACAGACAGTACATTGAGAAAGATGGTGCCTTGGCTCGTAGATTCCAGATGGTGATGGTAGACCCTACTTCTGTAGAGGAAACTATTGAAATCTTGAACAACATCAAAGACAAATACGAAGATCACCACAATGTAATTTATGGTGATGATGCTATCGAAGCTGCAGTTAAATATTCTGAAAGATACATTTCAGACCGTTTCCTGCCTGACAAAGCAATTGACGTTATTGATGAAGTGGGTGCGAGAGTACACATCAATAATATTATTGTACCTCAAGAAATTTTGGATCTAGAAGAGGCTGTAGAAGATATCAAACTTGAGAAAAACAAAGTCGTTAAAAGTCAGAGATACGAAGAAGCCGCTCAGTTAAGAGACAAAGAGAAAAAACTGATAGATCAATTAGATAAGGTGAAGGCTGCTTGGGAAGAAGAAAGTAAAAGCAAAAGACACTTAGTATCAGAAGAGAATATTGGTGAAGTAATAGCACAAATGACAGGAATTCCTGTTCGCAAAGTCAATATGGACGAAAGCGAGCGAATCCTGAAAATGGGCGATACACTTAGAGAAAGAATAATTGGACAAGATAAACCAATTGAAAAGCTTACTAAAGCAATTCAAAGAACAAGAGTTGGACTAAAAGATCCTAAAAAACCAATTGGGTCATTTATTTTCTTAGGTCCTACTGGGGTTGGTAAAACTGAGCTTGCAAAAGTTTTGACTACCTATCTATTCGATAATGAGGATGCCTTGATACGAATAGACATGAGTGAATACATGGAGAAATTCAGTATCTCTCGCCTAGTAGGAGCTCCTCCAGGATACGTTGGTTATGAAGAAGGTGGACAATTAACCGAGAAGGTTCGTAGAAAACCATATTCTGTTATTCTTTTAGACGAAATCGAAAAAGCACATCCAGATGTCTTCAATATTTTGTTGCAAGTTTTGGACGATGGTCAGTTGACAGATAGCCTAGGTAGAAAAGTTGATTTTAGAAATACAATCATTATCATGACTTCTAATATTGGAGTTCGTGACTTAAAAGATTTTGGTTCTGGAATTGGATTTGCAACTAAAGCAAGAATCGAAAATCAAGATGAAGCTGTTAAAAGCACTATTCAAAATGCATTAAGAAAGACTTTCAGTCCTGAATTCTTGAACAGATTAGATGATGTGATCATATTTGATTCTTTATCGAAAGAGAATATTTTCAATATCATTGACATTGCAATTGGAAAGCTATTCAAAAGAATCAATGGTTTAGGGTATGAGGTATCTCTTACACTTAAAGCAAAAGAATTCTTATCTGAAAAAGGATATGATCAGCAATATGGTGCTCGTCCTTTGAACAGAGCTATTCAAAAGTACGTTGAAGATCCTTTAGCAGAAGAAATTCTCAAAGGAAAGCTGTCCGATGGTGATATCATCCTTGTTGATTATAGCGGCGAAGGTGAAGAACTCGAAATTCAGCGAAAACCGAAAGAAGAAGTAATAGAACAATAA
- a CDS encoding lipoprotein-releasing system ATP-binding protein, translating into MSLLIAKSIYKKYGQLEVLKGIDLEIQPKEIVTIVGPSGAGKTTLLQILGTLDTPDSGSITLDKTELANLSDKELNLARNSKMGFVFQFHNLMGELTALENVCLPGWIGKRDESEVKKKAQELLRALNMESRENHLPSELSGGEQQRVAVARALINEPKIIFADEPTGNLDSKNADELHNLFLEIRNIYNCSFVIVTHNEQLSELADRTITIQDGLIVP; encoded by the coding sequence ATGTCATTGTTAATAGCAAAATCCATATATAAAAAATATGGTCAGTTGGAGGTCCTGAAAGGAATAGACTTGGAAATACAACCTAAAGAAATAGTTACTATCGTAGGCCCTAGTGGTGCTGGCAAGACAACTTTACTTCAAATATTAGGTACATTAGATACACCAGATAGCGGTTCTATAACATTGGATAAAACTGAGTTGGCCAATTTGAGCGATAAAGAGCTAAATCTGGCGAGAAACTCTAAAATGGGTTTTGTGTTTCAGTTTCATAATTTAATGGGAGAACTTACAGCTTTAGAAAATGTATGTCTTCCTGGTTGGATTGGAAAAAGAGATGAAAGTGAAGTTAAAAAGAAAGCCCAGGAATTACTCAGAGCTCTAAATATGGAATCGAGAGAAAATCACCTTCCCTCGGAATTGTCAGGTGGAGAGCAACAGAGAGTTGCGGTTGCACGTGCCTTAATAAATGAGCCCAAAATTATTTTTGCGGATGAGCCTACGGGTAATTTAGACTCAAAAAATGCCGATGAATTACATAACTTATTCTTAGAAATTCGAAACATTTATAATTGTTCCTTTGTCATAGTAACTCACAATGAACAGCTCTCTGAACTTGCGGACAGGACTATTACCATTCAAGATGGATTAATTGTCCCTTAA
- a CDS encoding WbqC-like protein family protein: protein MILTPHFLPCVRYCIEILKFENVELDVNQTYTKQSYRNRAYILGANKVEALIIPVHASSGKTLMKDVRVDNHSLWQKNQWKTIEAAYRKAPFYEHYDYLFQPSFEKKYNFLNDFLVDNLTSCLTALNVNKTLCLVENSQKELNFDLNAKERVKRDPDYQLYEYYQNFGNVFEPNLSILDMIFCIGPESRSHLEKSLLG, encoded by the coding sequence ATGATATTAACGCCGCATTTTCTTCCTTGTGTAAGATATTGTATTGAAATATTAAAATTCGAAAATGTTGAACTCGATGTAAATCAAACCTACACTAAGCAAAGTTACAGAAATAGAGCATATATTCTCGGTGCCAACAAAGTAGAGGCATTAATTATACCTGTTCATGCAAGCTCCGGCAAAACGTTAATGAAAGATGTAAGGGTCGATAATCATTCACTTTGGCAGAAAAATCAATGGAAAACAATAGAGGCTGCATATCGAAAAGCACCATTTTATGAGCATTATGATTATTTATTCCAACCAAGTTTTGAAAAAAAATACAACTTTTTAAATGACTTTCTCGTAGATAACCTGACGAGTTGTCTTACTGCCCTAAATGTGAACAAGACATTATGTCTTGTTGAAAACAGTCAAAAAGAGTTGAACTTTGACCTAAATGCTAAAGAACGGGTGAAACGCGACCCAGATTATCAGCTTTACGAATATTATCAAAACTTTGGCAATGTGTTTGAGCCCAACCTAAGCATATTAGATATGATTTTTTGTATTGGACCAGAAAGTAGGTCTCATTTGGAGAAAAGCCTACTTGGTTGA
- a CDS encoding myo-inositol-1(or 4)-monophosphatase yields MEEKLDLRTLVKETILVAQEAAEFIQKESKAFKSSSIEYKDVNNVVSYVDKETEKLIVKGLNALGLSAGFITEEETVATSDQNGLNWIIDPLDGTANYVHGLPHYSVSIALSKGNDVLLGVVVHAVTGEVFHAIKGGGAFKNNEPISVSKNDDLGKSLLATGFPYYKFEGMSKYLQILESLMQKTHGLRRFGSAALDLAHVAEGFYDGFYEYNLNSYDMAAGVLLVQEAGGIVTDFEGGNEYLFRGDVVAGNAHQINVLKEIQKYWS; encoded by the coding sequence TTGGAAGAGAAACTAGACTTACGCACCCTTGTTAAAGAAACAATTCTTGTAGCTCAAGAAGCTGCTGAATTTATACAGAAAGAATCAAAAGCCTTTAAATCTAGCTCCATTGAGTACAAAGATGTAAACAATGTAGTTTCTTACGTAGATAAAGAAACTGAAAAGCTAATTGTGAAAGGCTTGAATGCACTAGGCTTAAGTGCTGGGTTTATTACTGAAGAAGAAACAGTTGCCACTTCTGATCAAAACGGGCTAAACTGGATCATTGACCCTTTGGATGGCACAGCCAATTATGTACATGGTTTACCACATTATTCGGTAAGTATCGCTCTTTCTAAGGGGAATGACGTGTTACTTGGAGTGGTGGTTCATGCTGTAACTGGTGAAGTATTTCACGCCATAAAAGGTGGCGGAGCTTTTAAAAACAACGAACCTATTTCTGTAAGTAAAAACGATGACCTTGGAAAAAGCCTTTTGGCAACTGGTTTTCCATATTACAAATTTGAAGGAATGAGTAAGTATCTTCAGATTCTAGAATCATTAATGCAGAAAACTCATGGTTTGCGTAGGTTTGGTTCAGCTGCTCTTGACTTAGCCCATGTTGCCGAAGGCTTTTATGATGGTTTTTACGAATACAACCTTAACAGCTATGATATGGCAGCAGGTGTACTACTAGTTCAAGAAGCTGGTGGTATCGTCACTGATTTTGAAGGTGGAAACGAATACCTTTTCCGCGGAGATGTAGTTGCCGGAAATGCACATCAGATAAATGTTTTAAAAGAAATTCAAAAATACTGGAGTTAA
- a CDS encoding Outer membrane protein OmpA, producing MIYKYLSKKVFYKVFLILLLGSLSSLKSFSQDIFVYVEAIDNFSGVELKAEFRVESLGSGRSYTLKDEDGKKYFEFKKGDEVRIKVILDGFYPEEKNLVYNDLTSDEELVTFKLKKRPIARLNLSALEPDRKRKQPAVFEVYLGSKLVGKGNTTKNADIFSLVLTEGGEYSVVVSGEGFDPQKYTQVVEVSTPVNVINRTVDLIKASSEILVTFTDEQYGKPVACKIDVKEKVSGKSVYQGSPGNGMFKMTFESGTDYLITSTALGFKDFTRDLTGPQNQNLEFKMRPVTMVQFEVLNAQNKQAIKGNVKLVSPSGKAIELNGDLTFLPEEKGNYKAEVSGDGFMPKSGTIMVNSFNGGVMNFTFELEAADQQYKIKVIDHYSREVLENVTFKVFSQAGVQLVGIKPDKNNSWNFMTDNEGKYFIEASAEGYSDFTKNLKEDKVFDVELYWKPELTYTINLKDELSKAVVDNAELKILNASGKSIFVYKTKEQGKYLARMYKNQSYSYLINSSLFEENIASLSNLENNVQDLFLKKKGSKELKLEFVDYLTKEKISPDYRIGFNGKPITVVDDKVLIEKNGVYTLRALMKNYEALKIDNLEQMADKNGLSLEMKRETYPIKVYVKGMKKAADFNDIKLTIEFGNNNAVRSTLIPEGFYYEAYVQADNKYKINIVKEGFEAFNREFDLAELAKRDPKNLKLEIELLEIRKIETVVTKPEVKKEEPVPVAPKPVAPAPASVVAKEVLAKVPDNQEALNKELTDKASIGKRYFLDQVNFDQASPVITDKIVAQLNSIAQTLKTKPQVKIEIVGHTDNVGDPRANKGLSRFRAKAVANYLFNAGADPDRIIVIGKGDLEPIAPNDTEENKAKNRRVEMILIEN from the coding sequence ATGATCTATAAATATTTGAGCAAAAAAGTTTTTTATAAAGTTTTTCTAATTCTACTACTTGGTTCGCTGAGCAGTTTAAAGTCTTTTTCCCAAGATATTTTCGTCTATGTGGAAGCAATAGACAATTTCTCAGGTGTTGAACTTAAGGCCGAATTCCGAGTTGAAAGCTTGGGGTCTGGTAGGTCCTACACACTTAAAGACGAGGATGGAAAGAAGTACTTTGAGTTCAAGAAAGGTGATGAAGTAAGAATAAAAGTAATTCTTGATGGATTTTATCCTGAAGAAAAAAACTTGGTCTACAATGATCTTACGAGTGATGAAGAATTGGTGACTTTCAAATTGAAGAAAAGACCTATCGCAAGACTCAATTTATCTGCCCTAGAACCTGATAGGAAAAGAAAACAGCCCGCAGTATTCGAGGTATATTTAGGGAGTAAGCTTGTTGGAAAAGGAAATACAACTAAAAATGCGGATATCTTTAGCCTCGTTTTAACTGAAGGAGGAGAATATTCAGTAGTGGTAAGTGGAGAGGGTTTTGATCCTCAAAAGTATACTCAAGTAGTAGAGGTGAGTACGCCAGTAAATGTAATAAATCGAACTGTTGACTTAATTAAAGCATCTTCCGAAATTCTAGTGACTTTCACAGATGAGCAATATGGTAAACCAGTTGCTTGCAAAATAGATGTAAAGGAGAAGGTGTCGGGTAAAAGCGTATACCAAGGTTCTCCCGGCAATGGGATGTTTAAAATGACCTTTGAAAGTGGCACTGATTATCTTATCACTTCGACCGCTTTGGGTTTTAAAGACTTTACACGAGATCTTACTGGTCCTCAAAATCAAAATCTTGAATTCAAAATGCGTCCTGTGACCATGGTGCAGTTTGAGGTGTTAAATGCTCAAAATAAACAGGCAATTAAAGGTAATGTAAAACTAGTTTCTCCATCTGGGAAAGCAATAGAGTTAAATGGTGATTTGACCTTTCTGCCAGAAGAAAAGGGGAATTACAAGGCAGAAGTCTCAGGTGATGGATTTATGCCAAAAAGTGGAACCATCATGGTAAATAGCTTTAATGGTGGAGTTATGAACTTTACTTTTGAATTAGAAGCAGCCGATCAGCAATATAAAATTAAAGTAATTGATCATTATTCTCGCGAAGTTTTAGAAAATGTAACTTTCAAAGTTTTCTCGCAGGCAGGAGTTCAGCTTGTAGGAATAAAGCCTGATAAGAACAACTCATGGAACTTCATGACTGATAATGAAGGCAAGTATTTTATTGAGGCCAGTGCTGAAGGCTATTCGGATTTTACAAAAAACCTAAAAGAAGATAAAGTCTTCGATGTTGAATTGTACTGGAAACCAGAACTGACTTACACCATCAATTTAAAAGATGAATTGAGTAAAGCAGTAGTAGATAATGCTGAGCTTAAAATTTTGAATGCTAGCGGAAAGTCAATCTTTGTTTATAAAACAAAAGAACAAGGTAAGTACTTGGCTAGAATGTACAAAAATCAATCTTATTCTTATTTAATCAACTCTAGCTTATTTGAAGAGAATATAGCTTCATTGTCAAATTTGGAGAATAATGTTCAGGACTTATTCTTAAAAAAGAAAGGGTCAAAAGAATTGAAACTTGAGTTTGTAGATTACTTGACAAAAGAAAAAATTAGCCCTGATTACAGGATAGGTTTTAATGGCAAACCAATAACCGTTGTAGATGATAAAGTACTAATAGAGAAAAATGGTGTTTATACTTTAAGGGCTCTAATGAAAAATTATGAAGCACTTAAAATCGATAACCTAGAGCAAATGGCCGATAAAAATGGTCTCTCATTGGAAATGAAACGAGAAACTTATCCAATTAAGGTTTATGTGAAGGGAATGAAAAAAGCGGCTGATTTTAACGATATAAAACTCACAATTGAATTTGGGAATAACAATGCTGTAAGGTCTACTTTGATACCCGAGGGCTTCTATTACGAGGCATATGTTCAGGCTGATAATAAATACAAAATTAATATTGTTAAGGAAGGTTTTGAGGCATTTAATAGAGAGTTTGACCTAGCAGAATTAGCGAAAAGAGACCCCAAGAATTTAAAGCTCGAAATAGAACTTTTGGAGATAAGAAAGATTGAAACTGTAGTCACAAAGCCTGAAGTTAAGAAAGAAGAACCTGTTCCCGTAGCTCCTAAACCCGTGGCACCTGCCCCAGCTTCTGTTGTAGCCAAAGAAGTTTTGGCAAAAGTACCAGACAATCAAGAAGCATTGAATAAAGAGTTAACAGACAAAGCATCAATAGGTAAAAGGTACTTTTTGGATCAGGTGAACTTTGATCAAGCTAGTCCAGTCATTACTGATAAAATTGTTGCTCAACTCAATAGCATAGCACAAACCTTAAAAACAAAACCTCAGGTTAAAATTGAAATAGTGGGTCATACGGACAATGTAGGAGATCCAAGAGCAAATAAAGGCTTGAGCAGGTTTAGAGCGAAAGCAGTTGCAAACTATTTGTTTAATGCTGGTGCAGATCCAGACAGAATAATAGTCATAGGGAAAGGCGATTTAGAACCCATTGCACCTAATGATACAGAGGAAAACAAAGCAAAAAATAGACGAGTTGAAATGATACTTATTGAAAATTAA
- a CDS encoding DinB superfamily protein, which translates to MEELKYPIGRFSIKSDYSLEEIEGFKDKLRTFPKRFREACKGISAAELKTAYRPDGWTAQQVIHHVSDSHGNMLVRLKWSLTEERPKIKGYFEDRWATLADYNLSHEISLDQLNVIHAKVMAIVDSLSFKELEKGYLHPEDGNFYPIKGVLALYAWHGDHHIAHIDICRK; encoded by the coding sequence ATGGAAGAGTTAAAATACCCAATTGGTCGTTTTTCTATAAAAAGCGATTATTCTCTAGAAGAAATCGAGGGCTTTAAAGATAAGCTCAGAACGTTTCCCAAAAGATTTAGGGAAGCCTGTAAGGGAATTTCTGCAGCTGAATTGAAAACTGCATATAGACCAGATGGTTGGACAGCACAGCAAGTTATTCATCATGTAAGCGACAGCCACGGAAACATGTTGGTTAGACTTAAATGGTCTTTAACAGAAGAGCGTCCAAAAATCAAAGGATATTTTGAAGATAGATGGGCAACTCTAGCTGATTATAATCTTTCACATGAGATTTCTTTAGATCAACTAAATGTTATTCATGCGAAAGTTATGGCAATAGTTGACAGCTTGTCTTTTAAAGAACTAGAGAAAGGCTATTTACACCCAGAAGATGGGAATTTTTATCCGATTAAGGGCGTTCTAGCTTTATATGCATGGCACGGTGATCATCACATTGCCCACATTGATATTTGTAGAAAATAA